The DNA window GTGCGCACCCTGACAGCGATCGCTCGGGAAGAGCTGGAGCATTTTGATCAGGTTAATCAGTGGCTAGAACGGCGGGGTATGGCCCTGGCACCCTTGGCTGCACCTCCCTACGGTGCCGGACTCACGGCCCACGTTCGTCGCCAAGAACCTGAACGCTTGCTGGATTCGCTGTTGGTTGCAGGGTTGATTGAAGCCCGCAGCCACGAACGCTTAGGTCTCCTCGCTGCCCATTGCCCAGAGCCGGAGCTGGCCGCTTTCTATCGCGGTCTCATGGCCTCCGAGGCGCGCCACTACGGCGTCTATTGGACGTTGGCGACCACTAGCTTTAGCCGTGAGCAGGTGAAGGCTCGTTTACTGGAACTGGGGGCGATCGAAGCCGACCTTTTGGCCACCCTGCACCCCGAACCCCGGATTCATAGCTAAGGCTTGATCCGAGGGTGCCTATCCCGATCGATTAATCCATGCCCAGAGGGGATGTTTGGGGCCCTGCTGGCGAATTTTCCAGACTTGCAGCTTGAGGCGATCGCGATCGAGCTTGGGCAAGCCCCACAGGATATTGCGGCTTTGCCAGACGAGGACGGAGACCGTCATACCAATGCAGGTCGCTATACCAATGGCCGGCAAGCGGTTAAAAATGATCGCATAGCGCAGGGCTGCCCAGGTAAAGTAATCTGCCCATAGCTCTAGTTCGTGGCGCACATGCCACAGGCTGAGTAGGCCCACACTCATCCATAGCCCTAACACTGCCGCCCAACGGCTATAGACCGTTAGATGGTGTAGGCGCTCAACCTGCTGTAAGAAGGTAGGATCTTCATTCTCTATGCTGTCCATCTCATCAGCCAATGAGTGGGATTGATGTTCGGGGTGAACCATAGGATCGTACAACTGTGAATGCTGGCATCGATGGCAGGTGGATGCACGATGGCAGACGATCAGCCAGGCAAACCATAGCATTTCCGCCTAATATCCTGCTAGTACAGGCGATCGCCCCTGAGAGAGCGGTGTTTCCGTGGCGATACGAGGGGCTAATGAAGGGATTCACCGGCTGTTAACCAGGATTTTCGAACTCAGCGTCGATGATCTCGGGTGGGGCTGCCTTCGATGCATCGGTAGCGGGTTGATCAATGGGTTGATCAACGGCTTGAGCGGGTAGCTGATCCTGAGGGACATCAGCCACCGTAGCATCGACGTAGGTGCTGGGCTGACTGGTCAAGGGCTGTTCCGATCGCTCTCTCCACCATGCTAGCAAGGTGCTGGCGATAAAGATGCTGGAATAGGCACCGGTCAGGAAGCCAATAATCAAGGCTAGGGCGAAGTATTTTAGGGTCTCACCGCCAAACAGGAAGATGGCGACGAGGGTGAGCACGGTGGTTAAGGTGGTGTTGATCGATCGCGCTAGGGTTTGGTTCACCGCGTCGTCTACGATGTCGTCGATGGAGCGATCGCTGTGGTAGGTGCTGGTTTCCCGAATGCGATCGTAGATCACCACCGTATCGTTGACGGAGAA is part of the Leptolyngbya sp. CCY15150 genome and encodes:
- the miaE gene encoding tRNA isopentenyl-2-thiomethyl-A-37 hydroxylase MiaE, with protein sequence MTATTPTPIKFLQSATSIAWVEQAIAHLDVVLLDHSHCERKAASVALNLMFRYPSHTQLVRTLTAIAREELEHFDQVNQWLERRGMALAPLAAPPYGAGLTAHVRRQEPERLLDSLLVAGLIEARSHERLGLLAAHCPEPELAAFYRGLMASEARHYGVYWTLATTSFSREQVKARLLELGAIEADLLATLHPEPRIHS